One stretch of Bradyrhizobium canariense DNA includes these proteins:
- a CDS encoding DUF4331 family protein: MSHHLDTPLASQNGQLYIDDLYVFQGNASTVFVMDVNSNITGVHVKPGFHHEARYEFKVHFDGADLETLTYRVSFGEAASDGLQPLQVHALTGAEARDDSASGQLVLEGRTGEAASGNGIRIWTGRIADSFYIDLSLLTMVNGAVKNGTAVDLSAWRPENAKNSFANTSVDTIVLEVSHQHPQLRPATRIGLWGATKLATDAGGWRQINRAGHPMMWPIFWPDDTHFTNPANTRHPSKDFDAEGLHIAGHIAAVVAASGTSDDPRGYGETVARELFPDVLPYVIGTPATYGFATRNGRTLADNAPEVMLSLVAGTAIPSGLKPSVAKHLRDDKFPYVVPA, from the coding sequence ATGTCCCATCACCTCGATACCCCTCTCGCAAGCCAGAACGGCCAGCTTTATATCGACGATCTCTATGTCTTCCAGGGTAACGCCAGCACCGTGTTCGTGATGGACGTCAACTCGAACATCACCGGCGTCCATGTCAAACCGGGCTTTCACCATGAGGCTCGCTATGAGTTCAAGGTGCACTTCGACGGAGCCGATCTGGAAACGCTGACCTACCGGGTGTCTTTCGGCGAAGCGGCCTCTGATGGGCTACAGCCCCTGCAAGTGCACGCTCTCACGGGCGCCGAGGCGCGTGACGACTCCGCAAGCGGCCAACTCGTGCTGGAAGGACGAACGGGCGAGGCGGCCAGCGGCAATGGCATCCGGATCTGGACAGGACGCATCGCCGACTCATTCTACATCGACCTGTCGCTGCTCACGATGGTCAACGGGGCGGTCAAAAACGGGACCGCGGTGGACCTCTCGGCATGGCGCCCCGAAAACGCAAAGAACAGCTTCGCCAACACCAGCGTCGATACGATCGTTCTGGAAGTCTCACATCAGCATCCGCAATTGCGGCCCGCGACCCGCATCGGGCTCTGGGGCGCCACGAAACTCGCCACCGACGCCGGCGGCTGGCGGCAGATCAACCGCGCCGGGCACCCCATGATGTGGCCGATCTTCTGGCCGGACGACACCCACTTCACAAATCCCGCCAACACAAGGCACCCGTCCAAAGACTTTGATGCCGAAGGCCTGCACATCGCTGGGCATATTGCCGCCGTCGTCGCGGCCAGCGGGACTTCGGACGACCCGCGGGGCTATGGCGAGACTGTCGCCCGGGAGCTGTTCCCTGATGTCTTGCCCTACGTGATAGGCACGCCTGCGACCTACGGCTTCGCCACGCGCAACGGCCGGACGCTGGCCGACAACGCACCGGAAGTCATGCTGTCGCTGGTCGCCGGGACGGCTATACCCTCAGGGTTGAAACCGTCCGTCGCCAAGCACCTGAGGGATGACAAATTCCCCTACGTCGTGCCCGCATGA
- the glgX gene encoding glycogen debranching protein GlgX: MGDFVIEEGLPYPLGAHWSGNGTNFAVFSANATKVEVCLFDGDRETHRLELPEYTDQVFHGFIPDVGPGTFYGYRVYGSYQPDAGHRFNPNKLLLDPYARAHAGSLKWDPAVYGYKMESGDDLTFDDRDSAPFMPKCVVVDPDFDWTQEAHRQNVHWDETIIYETHVKGFTKKHPDIPENLRGTYAGCGSGVIIDYLKSLGVTSIELLPIHSFINDSNLLKKGLTNYWGYNSIGFFAPDPRYAADVPNSLREFKEMVSKLHGAGFEVILDVVYNHTAEGSELGPTLSFKGIDNASYYRLPPDKKRFYINDTGTGNTVNLSHPRVIQMVMDSLRYWAGHMHIDGFRFDLGTILAREVYGFDEQSGFLKAMDQDPLLATVKLIAEPWDCGPGGYQVGGFPPGWSEWNDKFRDTIRDYWRGEASPAALAPRLLGSADVFNREGRRSWSSINFVTAHDGFTLNDWASYNEKHNEANGENNKDGNSNNRSWNCGVEGPTDNKDVLALRERQKRNMLATLLLSQGTPMMLGGDEFGRTQRGNNNAYCQDSDISWFDWNFDDKAKHLLAFTKDLIRLRRSHPILRRSRFLTGKHDEQLDIRDVTWLNAGGGEMQLSEWNNGWIKCFGILLDGRCRKTAIARHGEDDSVLIVMNSYEGPVDFKLPHTSAGARWSLLFDTNIADAPPDARFDFDSVYQVTGRSLLLFSSVEAGK; this comes from the coding sequence GTGGGCGATTTCGTTATCGAGGAGGGACTTCCCTATCCGCTGGGAGCCCATTGGAGCGGCAACGGCACCAACTTCGCGGTTTTTTCCGCCAACGCCACCAAGGTTGAGGTCTGCCTGTTCGACGGCGACCGTGAAACTCACCGGCTCGAACTGCCCGAGTACACCGATCAGGTTTTTCACGGCTTCATACCCGATGTCGGACCCGGCACCTTCTATGGCTACCGGGTGTACGGCTCGTATCAACCCGACGCCGGCCACCGGTTCAATCCCAACAAGCTGCTGCTCGATCCATATGCACGCGCTCACGCCGGCTCGCTCAAATGGGACCCGGCCGTCTACGGATACAAGATGGAGAGCGGCGACGACCTCACCTTCGACGACCGCGACAGCGCGCCATTCATGCCAAAATGCGTGGTCGTCGATCCCGACTTCGACTGGACGCAGGAAGCCCACCGGCAAAACGTGCACTGGGACGAGACGATTATTTACGAGACCCACGTCAAGGGATTTACGAAAAAACATCCCGATATTCCGGAAAATCTGAGAGGCACCTACGCGGGCTGCGGATCGGGCGTAATTATCGATTATTTGAAGTCGCTCGGCGTCACATCCATCGAATTATTGCCGATTCACTCTTTCATCAACGACAGCAACCTTCTCAAGAAGGGTCTCACGAATTATTGGGGCTACAATAGCATCGGCTTTTTTGCCCCCGATCCGCGATACGCCGCCGACGTTCCGAACAGCCTGCGCGAGTTCAAGGAGATGGTATCGAAGCTGCACGGCGCCGGGTTCGAGGTAATCCTGGACGTCGTCTACAATCATACGGCCGAAGGCAGCGAGCTGGGTCCTACGCTGTCGTTCAAGGGGATCGACAACGCGAGCTATTACCGTCTGCCGCCCGACAAGAAGCGGTTTTACATCAACGACACCGGCACCGGAAACACCGTCAACCTGTCTCATCCGCGCGTCATCCAGATGGTGATGGATAGTCTGCGCTACTGGGCCGGGCATATGCACATCGACGGCTTCCGGTTCGATCTCGGCACCATTCTGGCGCGCGAAGTCTACGGCTTCGACGAACAGAGCGGCTTCCTGAAAGCGATGGACCAGGATCCGCTGCTGGCGACCGTCAAGCTCATTGCCGAGCCCTGGGATTGCGGCCCGGGAGGCTATCAGGTCGGCGGCTTTCCGCCGGGCTGGTCGGAATGGAACGACAAATTCCGCGATACGATCCGTGATTACTGGCGGGGCGAGGCGTCGCCCGCCGCGCTGGCGCCCCGGCTTCTTGGCTCCGCCGACGTGTTCAACCGCGAAGGCCGGCGCAGCTGGTCCAGCATCAATTTCGTAACCGCCCATGACGGCTTCACCCTGAACGATTGGGCGAGCTACAACGAAAAGCACAATGAGGCGAACGGCGAGAACAACAAGGACGGCAACTCAAACAACCGCTCCTGGAATTGCGGCGTAGAAGGCCCGACTGACAACAAGGATGTGCTCGCGCTTCGCGAGCGGCAGAAACGCAACATGCTGGCGACCCTGCTGCTGTCGCAGGGCACGCCGATGATGCTGGGTGGCGACGAATTCGGCCGGACGCAGCGGGGCAACAACAACGCCTACTGCCAGGACAGCGACATCTCCTGGTTCGACTGGAATTTCGACGACAAGGCCAAACATCTTTTGGCGTTTACCAAAGACCTCATCCGGCTGCGGCGCAGCCATCCGATTCTTCGGCGCAGCCGCTTCCTGACCGGCAAGCACGACGAGCAACTCGATATTCGCGACGTGACATGGCTCAACGCCGGCGGCGGCGAGATGCAGCTATCCGAATGGAACAATGGCTGGATCAAGTGCTTCGGTATCCTGCTCGATGGAAGGTGCCGAAAGACCGCGATCGCGAGGCATGGTGAGGACGACAGCGTGCTGATCGTGATGAACAGCTACGAAGGCCCCGTGGACTTCAAGCTGCCGCACACCAGCGCCGGCGCGCGATGGTCCTTGTTGTTCGATACGAACATTGCCGATGCGCCGCCCGACGCCAGGTTTGACTTCGACAGTGTTTACCAGGTGACCGGACGCTCCCTGCTGCTGTTCTCTTCCGTGGAAGCGGGCAAATAA
- a CDS encoding alpha/beta fold hydrolase, producing the protein MTAARLKTRSPTSLADKGRTIAQAHPYVVAAAATVGALALSAFVNRHLAKNAENDNPPAGQFLEVNGVRLHYVERGSGAPLVLLHGNGSMIQDFQSSGLIDLAARNYRVIVFDRPGFGHSDRPRNVIWTPAAQAELINSALDRLGVSHAVVLGHSWGASVAVALALKYPQLVQGLVLASGYYYPTLRPDVVALSAPAVPLVGDVLGHTLSPIVSRVMWPLLMAKIFGPRSVPKKFKGFPKEMALRPSQIRASAAESALMIPDAFHFRNEYANLKMPVVIVAGDEDRLVDIDSQSTRLHRDVTQSRFHRVPRTGHMIHQTATDVVMSAINEAAEDR; encoded by the coding sequence CCGCAGCCCGCCTCAAGACACGATCGCCAACATCCCTTGCCGATAAAGGCCGTACGATCGCCCAGGCGCATCCTTATGTGGTGGCTGCAGCCGCGACCGTAGGAGCTTTGGCCCTGTCGGCCTTCGTGAATCGCCACCTCGCCAAGAATGCTGAAAACGACAATCCCCCGGCTGGCCAATTTTTGGAAGTAAACGGCGTCCGGCTGCACTATGTCGAACGTGGCTCAGGTGCACCGCTGGTCCTGCTACACGGCAATGGCAGTATGATCCAGGATTTCCAATCTAGCGGTTTGATCGACTTAGCCGCCAGAAATTATCGCGTCATCGTTTTCGATCGTCCTGGCTTCGGCCATAGTGATCGGCCGCGTAACGTTATCTGGACGCCGGCAGCTCAGGCTGAACTGATCAACAGCGCTCTCGATCGGCTGGGCGTCTCACATGCAGTAGTCCTGGGGCACTCGTGGGGTGCTTCTGTCGCAGTTGCGCTGGCGCTCAAATATCCTCAGTTGGTCCAGGGCCTGGTTCTTGCCTCGGGATATTACTATCCGACTTTGCGTCCTGACGTGGTTGCGTTATCCGCCCCGGCGGTGCCTTTAGTGGGCGATGTCTTGGGGCACACCCTCTCTCCGATTGTAAGCCGAGTGATGTGGCCGCTCTTGATGGCCAAAATCTTCGGTCCGCGTTCCGTGCCGAAGAAGTTCAAGGGTTTCCCGAAAGAGATGGCCCTTCGTCCTTCTCAGATTCGCGCGTCGGCCGCAGAATCGGCACTGATGATTCCGGATGCGTTTCACTTCCGCAATGAATACGCAAACCTGAAGATGCCCGTTGTCATCGTCGCAGGTGATGAAGACCGATTGGTCGACATTGACTCGCAATCGACACGATTGCATCGCGACGTTACCCAAAGCAGGTTTCACCGCGTTCCCCGAACCGGCCACATGATCCACCAGACTGCGACCGATGTCGTGATGTCAGCAATCAACGAGGCGGCAGAGGACAGGTGA
- a CDS encoding ABC transporter substrate-binding protein: MRTMVKSLAVVMAMGASVQLSGLAMAQQAPEINVTDTEIRIGNVMPYTGELAAFASIGKTEAAYFDMINERGGINGRKIKFISYDNNSDSETASEQTRKLIDEDKVLLLFGSFGTPGNLALRPYVNQKKIPQLFIASGDHGWGDPKDFPWTMGWQPSFRAEGRIYANYIQASYPESRIAVLWQNDQFGRDLFSGLQEGLGDLSRMIISDVTFDRSDKSIDSQVDLLQSSGAEILIFDGAPAVAALAIRRMNDIDWHPVFLLDNASASIANALRPAGLENSIGVISTAFLKDAGDPAWKDDPAMKDWSSFMDKYYPDGDKTDGNTVFGYAAAETLFQVLKQCGDDFSRENIMRQATSLKSYQSSVSLPGIVINTSPTDFHPIKQMRLVQFDGSTWQPIGEVIESAFLGKDN; this comes from the coding sequence ATGCGGACGATGGTAAAGAGTCTAGCCGTTGTGATGGCGATGGGGGCGTCGGTCCAGTTGTCCGGCCTTGCGATGGCCCAGCAAGCACCCGAGATCAACGTGACCGATACCGAGATCCGTATCGGCAATGTCATGCCATATACCGGCGAGCTGGCCGCCTTTGCCTCGATCGGCAAGACCGAGGCGGCCTATTTCGACATGATCAACGAGCGCGGTGGTATCAATGGCCGCAAGATCAAATTCATCTCCTACGACAACAATTCCGATTCCGAAACGGCATCGGAGCAAACGCGCAAGCTGATCGACGAGGACAAGGTGCTTTTGCTGTTCGGATCGTTCGGCACGCCGGGCAACCTGGCGCTACGTCCTTACGTGAACCAAAAGAAAATTCCTCAGCTCTTCATCGCGTCCGGAGACCATGGATGGGGCGACCCCAAGGATTTTCCCTGGACGATGGGTTGGCAGCCGTCGTTTCGCGCCGAAGGCCGGATCTATGCCAATTACATCCAGGCGTCTTACCCGGAGAGCAGGATCGCGGTGCTTTGGCAGAACGACCAGTTCGGACGAGATCTGTTCAGCGGATTGCAGGAAGGTCTCGGCGATTTGTCGCGGATGATCATCTCCGACGTGACCTTCGATCGTTCGGACAAATCGATCGACTCTCAGGTTGATCTCCTGCAGAGCTCAGGCGCGGAAATCCTTATTTTTGACGGCGCACCGGCCGTCGCGGCCCTGGCGATCCGCAGAATGAATGATATCGACTGGCATCCGGTCTTTCTGCTCGACAACGCGTCTGCTTCGATCGCCAACGCGCTGAGGCCTGCCGGGCTGGAGAATTCGATAGGGGTCATTTCGACCGCCTTCCTGAAGGACGCAGGCGATCCGGCATGGAAGGACGATCCCGCCATGAAGGACTGGTCGTCGTTCATGGACAAATACTATCCCGACGGCGACAAGACCGACGGCAACACGGTCTTCGGTTATGCCGCGGCCGAGACCTTGTTTCAGGTGCTGAAACAATGTGGCGACGATTTTTCGCGCGAAAACATCATGCGGCAGGCCACATCCTTGAAAAGCTACCAGAGCTCGGTCTCGCTCCCCGGTATTGTCATCAACACAAGCCCGACGGATTTTCATCCGATCAAACAGATGCGGCTGGTGCAATTTGACGGCAGCACCTGGCAACCGATCGGCGAAGTGATTGAAAGCGCTTTTCTCGGCAAGGACAACTGA